CCTCAAGCGGAAGTCGTCGCTGCCGATCACCCGGAAGCGCGCGAAGCGGTGCTGCATTACGACGTCCGCGGTCAGGGGCAAAGTGCGTCGGGCGACTTGATTTCCTGGCTACAAATACGGCTTGAAACCGGCCGCACGCACCAGGTTCGAGTGCAGGCCGCGTCGCGCGGTTGGCCGATCTTGGGGGACGAACTTTACGGTTCGCAGATTCCGTTCGGCCCCGTCGTCGACGAGCCGCGAGAACGCGCGATCGCGCTCCATGCGCGAAGCCTGGCTTTGCTGCATCCGATGACGCAGGAACCGATCGAACTGATCGCGCCGGCGCCGAGATACTGGCACGACCTGGGCGTTATGCTCTCAGCGGACAACACGGCGTTTGATTTT
The DNA window shown above is from Planctomycetia bacterium and carries:
- a CDS encoding RluA family pseudouridine synthase; this translates as MNASQRFEIIYEQGPVLGVIKPAGVATQAPAPFESLETRIKNFLREREGKTGNLYLAVPHRLDRPVSGAMVFARHVRAARKISTQFEERRVAKTYWALVAGAVTPERGTWVDHLRKVYGHPQAEVVAADHPEAREAVLHYDVRGQGQSASGDLISWLQIRLETGRTHQVRVQAASRGWPILGDELYGSQIPFGPVVDEPRERAIALHARSLALLHPMTQEPIELIAPAPRYWHDLGVMLSADNTAFDFQS